A genomic segment from Candidatus Zixiibacteriota bacterium encodes:
- the uvrA gene encoding excinuclease ABC subunit UvrA produces the protein MSEGYITIKGAREHNLKNIDVSIPRDKLVVITGLSGSGKSSLAFDTIYAEGQRRYVESLSAYARQFLGLMEKPDVDVIDGLSPAISIEQRSSGKNPRSTVGTVTEIYDYLRLLYARIGVPHCFNCGEKITQQTSSQIVETVMELPEKTRIQILAPLVRGRKGEHREIIDEVIREGFVRVRIDEEVYPTDDLPLLDKNKKHSIEIVVDRLARTSNVKKRLADSIETALKLSSGVVLIDVTGGEEMIFSEKYACVKCGISFEELSPRMFSFNSPYGACAVCGGLGNKMEIDPELIVPDENASIAKGAVHPWGSDISNWVRFQLRGLAEHFGFKLSVPWNKLPENVRKAILYGSGKTEINFKYERSSGRGSGEYVGTFEGVVPNLERRYKQTESSGIRSWIEQYMSIKACPLCGGARLKRESLAVTVHKRSIHHLTQMSVKDAKKFFAGLKLSKRDRTIAHQIMKELRDRLGFLSNVGLDYLTLDRAASTLSGGEAQRIRLATQIGSRLVGVLYILDEPSIGLHQRDNGRLLSTLTELRDLGNTVIVVEHDRETIETSDYVIDLGPGAGKYGGSIVAEGTPKQIMKSEKSLTGKYLSRKAFIPAPNGRMTGNGMKLKLSGAKGNNLQQVDVEIPLGTFTCVTGVSGSGKSTLINETLYPALARHFFGSRRVPLPYRKLDGVEYIDKVIDIDQSPIGRTPRSNPATYTGTFTHIRDLFAQLPESKIRGYRPGRFSFNVKGGRCEACQGDGIIKIEMHFLPDVYVPCEVCKGKRYNRETLEITFKGKSIADVLDLTVDEALEFFERIPPLRRKLLTLQRVGLGYIHLGQQATTLSGGEAQRVKLSTELSKTSTGSTLYILDEPTTGLHFEDIKMLLSVLNDLVSLGNTVLVIEHNLDVIKTADYIVDLGPEGGDEGGKLIAAGTPEEVMNVKASYTGQYLKRELAK, from the coding sequence ATGAGTGAAGGATACATTACGATAAAAGGTGCTCGCGAGCACAATCTGAAAAACATCGACGTCTCGATTCCACGAGACAAGCTCGTCGTAATCACCGGGTTATCGGGTTCCGGCAAGTCTTCGCTGGCTTTTGACACAATCTACGCCGAGGGGCAGCGACGGTATGTGGAGTCGCTTTCGGCCTATGCCCGTCAGTTCCTCGGGTTGATGGAGAAGCCGGATGTCGACGTAATCGATGGCCTCTCTCCCGCAATCTCAATCGAGCAGCGGTCGTCTGGCAAGAACCCGCGATCTACGGTCGGCACAGTGACCGAGATATACGATTATTTGAGGCTATTATATGCCCGAATTGGTGTCCCGCACTGCTTCAATTGTGGGGAGAAAATAACTCAACAGACATCCTCGCAGATTGTGGAAACAGTCATGGAGCTTCCCGAAAAGACCAGGATACAGATACTTGCTCCGCTTGTGCGCGGAAGGAAGGGCGAACATCGCGAGATTATCGATGAGGTCATTCGGGAAGGATTCGTGAGAGTCAGGATTGATGAGGAAGTCTACCCGACCGATGATCTACCACTCCTCGACAAGAACAAGAAGCACTCGATTGAGATAGTTGTTGATCGCCTTGCGAGAACCTCGAATGTCAAGAAGAGACTCGCCGACTCGATTGAGACCGCCCTCAAGCTGTCGTCAGGGGTAGTGCTAATTGATGTGACTGGTGGTGAGGAGATGATCTTCTCCGAGAAATATGCCTGCGTCAAGTGCGGAATATCCTTCGAGGAACTCTCACCACGAATGTTTTCGTTCAACTCCCCTTATGGCGCCTGCGCCGTTTGCGGTGGGCTTGGGAACAAGATGGAGATTGATCCCGAATTGATCGTTCCCGATGAGAATGCGAGCATAGCCAAAGGCGCAGTGCATCCATGGGGCTCAGATATTTCAAACTGGGTCCGTTTCCAACTGCGCGGATTGGCCGAACATTTCGGCTTCAAGCTCTCTGTCCCGTGGAATAAGCTGCCGGAAAATGTAAGAAAGGCGATTCTCTATGGATCCGGCAAAACAGAGATCAATTTCAAGTACGAGCGATCATCGGGAAGAGGCTCGGGTGAATATGTCGGCACTTTCGAAGGAGTCGTTCCGAACCTCGAAAGAAGATACAAGCAGACCGAGTCCTCGGGTATTAGGTCCTGGATCGAGCAGTATATGTCGATTAAGGCATGCCCGCTCTGCGGTGGCGCTCGCCTGAAGCGAGAGTCTCTGGCGGTTACAGTTCATAAGAGGAGTATCCATCACCTAACACAAATGTCTGTCAAGGATGCGAAGAAGTTTTTCGCAGGTCTGAAACTGAGCAAGCGGGATCGGACAATCGCCCACCAGATTATGAAGGAGCTGAGAGACCGCCTCGGATTTCTCTCGAATGTAGGATTAGATTATCTGACGTTAGACAGAGCCGCCTCGACGTTGTCAGGGGGAGAGGCGCAGCGCATAAGGCTCGCCACACAGATCGGTTCGAGGCTGGTCGGTGTGCTCTACATCCTCGATGAACCATCGATCGGGCTGCATCAGAGAGACAACGGGAGATTGTTGTCAACACTGACTGAGCTCCGGGATCTCGGAAACACGGTGATCGTTGTCGAGCATGACAGGGAGACTATCGAAACATCCGATTATGTAATCGATCTGGGTCCCGGTGCGGGGAAGTACGGCGGTTCTATTGTCGCCGAGGGTACTCCGAAGCAGATCATGAAGTCGGAGAAGTCGCTGACAGGCAAGTATTTATCGCGAAAAGCGTTCATTCCGGCGCCCAATGGCCGTATGACAGGCAATGGTATGAAGTTGAAGCTCTCTGGTGCAAAAGGAAATAACCTTCAACAGGTCGATGTCGAGATTCCGCTCGGCACATTCACATGTGTGACGGGTGTTTCGGGATCGGGCAAGTCGACGCTCATAAACGAGACCCTCTACCCGGCGCTCGCAAGGCACTTCTTTGGATCGCGAAGGGTGCCGTTGCCGTACCGCAAACTTGATGGTGTCGAGTATATAGATAAAGTCATTGATATTGACCAGTCGCCGATCGGAAGAACACCGAGATCCAATCCGGCTACCTACACCGGCACATTCACCCATATTCGTGATCTCTTTGCCCAGCTTCCGGAATCGAAAATCAGGGGTTATCGACCCGGGCGGTTTTCGTTCAATGTCAAAGGGGGGAGATGCGAAGCGTGTCAGGGTGATGGTATAATCAAAATAGAGATGCATTTCTTGCCCGATGTCTATGTTCCCTGCGAAGTCTGTAAGGGCAAACGGTATAATCGCGAAACTCTTGAGATTACTTTCAAAGGTAAGAGCATTGCGGATGTGCTCGATCTGACCGTTGACGAAGCGCTTGAGTTCTTCGAGAGAATTCCTCCTCTGAGACGCAAGCTGCTGACTCTGCAGCGAGTGGGGCTCGGTTACATCCATCTCGGCCAGCAGGCCACGACGCTTTCCGGGGGAGAGGCGCAGCGAGTCAAACTATCGACAGAGCTCTCAAAGACTTCGACCGGATCCACGCTATACATTCTGGATGAACCGACAACTGGATTGCACTTCGAGGACATCAAGATGCTCCTCTCGGTTCTCAACGATCTCGTCTCTCTCGGTAACACCGTTCTGGTGATCGAGCACAATCTTGACGTTATCAAGACCGCCGATTACATTGTTGACCTTGGTCCGGAGGGTGGGGACGAAGGGGGGAAATTGATCGCTGCCGGGACACCCGAAGAAGTGATGAACGTGAAGGCATCCTATACCGGACAATATCTCAAGCGGGAATTAGCTAAATAA